A single Pedobacter sp. PACM 27299 DNA region contains:
- a CDS encoding efflux RND transporter periplasmic adaptor subunit encodes MKNVIKNIVAACLSLLLAACGTPAKDNSLVAQEQQTIVEITLPAYQDMTSHVDLNASSSYLEKSYIKASINGYLKEMKVKMGDAVRSGQVLFSLVTKEAQAIGNSINRLDPAFKFSGTSNIRAAAPGFITMLNHQKGDYVPEGEVLAVLSNKNSLVFLLDAPYAMRQSLVNNAVVALTLPDGEQLAGTIGLPLASVDSVAQTQRFIIHVAPDHTIPENLVASARIVNLYHPNALTLPKTALLSNETEDEFWVMKLSNDSTAVKVVVKKGIDDGKQVEILSPSFAANDRFVLGGNYGLADTAKVKIKK; translated from the coding sequence ATGAAGAATGTAATAAAAAATATAGTTGCTGCTTGCCTCAGTCTATTGCTGGCTGCCTGTGGAACTCCGGCAAAAGATAATAGTCTGGTTGCTCAGGAACAGCAAACTATAGTAGAAATTACACTTCCTGCATATCAGGATATGACTTCGCATGTGGATTTAAATGCCAGTTCCAGCTATCTGGAAAAAAGCTATATCAAGGCCAGTATAAATGGATACCTAAAGGAAATGAAGGTCAAAATGGGGGATGCTGTTCGTAGTGGCCAGGTGTTATTCAGCCTGGTCACTAAAGAAGCGCAGGCCATTGGGAATTCCATTAATCGGCTTGATCCAGCATTTAAGTTTTCAGGCACCTCAAATATCCGGGCTGCAGCACCTGGTTTCATCACTATGCTGAACCATCAAAAGGGAGATTATGTGCCAGAAGGAGAGGTTCTTGCGGTTTTGAGTAATAAAAATAGCCTGGTGTTTTTATTGGATGCTCCTTATGCGATGAGACAAAGTTTAGTCAATAATGCTGTGGTAGCGCTGACTTTGCCAGACGGAGAGCAGTTGGCCGGAACGATTGGCCTTCCTTTGGCCAGTGTAGATTCTGTAGCGCAGACGCAGCGTTTTATCATTCATGTTGCTCCTGATCATACCATTCCAGAAAATCTCGTAGCCAGCGCAAGAATTGTCAATTTGTATCATCCCAATGCCTTGACGCTTCCAAAAACTGCGCTGCTGAGTAATGAAACGGAAGATGAATTTTGGGTAATGAAATTGAGTAACGACTCGACAGCCGTTAAGGTGGTTGTGAAAAAGGGGATCGATGATGGAAAACAGGTAGAAATCCTGTCGCCCAGCTTTGCAGCCAATGATCGGTTTGTATTGGGCGGTAATTATGGGCTTGCAGATACAGCGAAAGTTAAAATCAAGAAATAA
- a CDS encoding TolC family protein — MERSKTSLYALIVLLLFSISGKGQSISGKDLDYFIHQGLTASPVLNDYKNQQLSNRIDSLRWRAGYRPQVTASSTGLYAPVVKGYGYDQALSNGQSLEALLTVNYMLIGKGRINQQQEQLKIHRDSIKYAASWSLLDLKKNITDQYLNAYASQEQMVFNAEVYELLKKEEVVLKKLTRANTYKQSEYLTFLVTFQQQRLACKQAEMQFNSDYVMLNYLCGIIDTAVNPIEAPDISPAIPVRGSFFTTRYKLDSLKNENDKIGVALNYRPKASIYVNGGYNSSFLLQPYKNFGTSAGFTLSIPIYDGHQKTMQLQQLNIQQETRLAYQEFFIRQHQQQVHLLLQQIKENQDLYPQLNEQIRFAKSLIEVDSRLLHTGDLRIADYILAINNYLTAKNLLRQTYINGFKLINQFNYWNR, encoded by the coding sequence ATGGAACGTTCTAAAACTAGTCTATATGCACTGATTGTGCTGCTGTTATTTTCAATTTCTGGAAAAGGACAATCTATTTCCGGGAAAGACCTGGATTACTTTATCCATCAGGGGCTGACTGCCAGTCCGGTTTTGAATGATTATAAAAACCAACAGCTCAGCAATCGGATAGATAGTTTAAGGTGGCGGGCCGGTTATCGCCCCCAGGTTACCGCAAGCTCAACAGGTTTATATGCGCCAGTGGTTAAAGGTTACGGTTATGATCAAGCACTTAGTAACGGGCAGAGCCTGGAGGCATTGCTGACTGTAAATTATATGCTGATAGGGAAAGGTCGAATCAATCAGCAACAAGAGCAATTAAAGATTCATCGCGATTCCATTAAATATGCGGCCAGTTGGTCGTTACTTGACCTAAAAAAGAACATTACGGATCAATATTTAAATGCTTACGCAAGTCAGGAGCAAATGGTGTTTAATGCGGAAGTTTATGAACTACTGAAAAAAGAAGAGGTGGTTCTGAAAAAACTTACCCGCGCAAATACGTATAAGCAATCTGAATATCTTACTTTCCTGGTCACCTTTCAACAGCAGCGATTAGCCTGTAAACAAGCAGAAATGCAGTTTAATAGTGACTATGTGATGTTAAATTACCTTTGTGGGATAATTGATACCGCTGTAAATCCAATAGAGGCCCCTGATATTAGTCCTGCTATTCCTGTGCGCGGCTCATTTTTTACTACACGCTACAAGTTAGACAGTCTAAAAAATGAAAATGATAAGATTGGGGTAGCGCTGAACTACAGACCCAAAGCCAGTATTTATGTAAATGGGGGGTATAATTCTTCATTTTTACTACAGCCCTACAAGAATTTCGGAACAAGTGCTGGTTTTACACTTTCTATCCCAATTTATGATGGGCATCAAAAAACGATGCAGCTGCAGCAGCTGAATATTCAGCAGGAAACCAGACTCGCTTATCAGGAGTTTTTTATCAGACAGCATCAACAGCAAGTTCATCTATTGCTGCAGCAGATCAAGGAAAATCAGGATTTGTATCCACAGCTTAACGAGCAGATCAGGTTTGCTAAAAGTTTGATCGAGGTAGATAGTCGGCTGCTGCATACCGGTGACCTTAGGATTGCCGATTATATCCTCGCGATTAACAATTACCTAACCGCTAAAAATCTGCTGCGTCAAACCTATATCAATGGCTTTAAGCTGATCAATCAATTCAATTATTGGAACAGATAA
- a CDS encoding phosphatase PAP2 family protein yields MKKLHCLLIAFCLPGFLYAQVQSTDSLALQRASDHPLKVKALIIPAVFLTYGALSFGNNPIRDLDLTTKSELQEDHPLFAAHLDNYTQFAPALAVYALNFAGIKGKHSLVDATGIYVLSTAIMGGSVSILKKTSHRLRPDGSGYNSFPSGHTATAFAAAEFLNQEYKDVSPWYGYAGYAVATATGTLRMYNNKHWLSDVVAGAGIGILSTKIAYYLYPHVKKLLIGKQTLSYSMVPVYQDKTVGLSFHGTF; encoded by the coding sequence ATGAAAAAGCTACACTGTCTGTTAATTGCATTTTGTTTGCCCGGTTTTCTGTATGCCCAGGTTCAATCTACTGATTCCTTAGCCCTGCAGCGTGCCAGCGATCATCCTTTAAAAGTAAAGGCATTGATTATTCCTGCAGTATTTCTCACTTATGGAGCGCTGTCTTTTGGGAACAATCCGATCAGAGATCTGGATTTAACTACAAAAAGCGAACTTCAGGAAGACCATCCATTATTTGCGGCGCATCTGGATAATTACACGCAGTTTGCGCCGGCACTTGCGGTTTATGCACTAAATTTTGCTGGAATAAAAGGAAAGCATAGTCTGGTAGATGCGACAGGGATTTATGTATTGTCTACCGCCATTATGGGAGGAAGTGTATCCATCTTAAAGAAAACTTCCCACCGGTTAAGGCCAGATGGCAGCGGTTATAATTCCTTTCCTTCAGGACACACTGCTACTGCTTTTGCCGCAGCCGAATTTTTAAATCAAGAATATAAAGATGTTTCTCCCTGGTACGGCTATGCCGGATATGCGGTGGCGACGGCTACAGGTACATTGAGGATGTACAACAATAAACATTGGCTGAGTGATGTGGTTGCAGGTGCGGGAATCGGAATCCTATCTACCAAAATTGCCTATTACTTATATCCGCATGTAAAGAAACTCCTGATCGGAAAACAGACGCTGAGCTATAGTATGGTGCCGGTATATCAAGATAAAACAGTTGGTCTTTCTTTTCATGGAACGTTCTAA
- a CDS encoding phosphatase PAP2 family protein, with product MADSLTNKNKVKVAPFIIPAVFIGYGLMAKGDNFIRDLDRSTQAELQEDHPFFSKSADDFMRYVPALAVYGLNLSGIKGKNSYLDATGNYVVSMGIMTGVVALGKKGSHRLRPDESSYDSFPSGHAATAFLAAEFLKQEYQDVSPWIGYAGYAVATTTGIFRLYNNKHWVSDVVAGAGVGILSAKLGYLVYPKLKRLIMGRKQSNFNVMPAYQQKTLGFSMSGTF from the coding sequence TTGGCAGATTCATTAACAAATAAGAATAAGGTTAAAGTTGCCCCTTTTATCATTCCTGCAGTATTTATAGGCTACGGCCTGATGGCAAAAGGAGATAATTTCATTAGAGATCTTGACCGCAGTACGCAGGCGGAACTTCAGGAGGATCATCCGTTTTTTTCTAAAAGTGCCGATGATTTTATGCGTTATGTACCCGCATTAGCGGTATATGGCCTTAATCTGTCTGGCATAAAAGGCAAGAATAGCTACCTTGATGCAACAGGTAATTATGTCGTGTCTATGGGCATCATGACAGGAGTCGTGGCATTGGGAAAAAAAGGATCTCATCGGTTACGCCCTGATGAAAGCAGTTACGACTCTTTTCCTTCCGGACATGCGGCAACCGCTTTTTTAGCGGCAGAATTCTTAAAACAGGAATATCAGGATGTATCTCCATGGATTGGTTACGCAGGTTATGCGGTGGCCACTACTACAGGAATATTCAGACTTTATAATAATAAGCATTGGGTAAGTGATGTGGTGGCAGGTGCTGGTGTAGGTATCTTGTCTGCTAAGCTGGGTTATTTAGTCTACCCAAAGCTGAAAAGGCTGATTATGGGCCGAAAACAAAGCAATTTCAATGTGATGCCAGCCTATCAGCAAAAAACGCTTGGCTTTTCGATGTCGGGGACTTTTTAG
- a CDS encoding mechanosensitive ion channel family protein — protein MSKIEITLDHLLDGLIARIPSFIAALITLFVGLYLIKFLLRFLTNRFTKGRIDISLSSFLLSIIKVVLYVLLLLTVASTLGIQTTSFVAVLGAAGLAVGLALQGSLSNFAGGVLILLFKPFRVGHAISTNNGVSGTVLKIDILYTTLKAGNGTTLYAPNGPLANAVINNLSDNDTRMLEYVIGVSYDSDINVARNEIIKVLAADPQILKEPEPKVLVTALADSSINLTIRAWAENKEFWPVYHRNFQLIKEELDKNSIGIPYPQREVHVITGTETAK, from the coding sequence ATGTCCAAAATTGAAATCACACTGGATCATCTCTTAGACGGCCTAATAGCTCGTATACCGTCTTTTATAGCAGCGCTCATCACTTTATTTGTTGGCCTCTATCTCATAAAATTTCTACTCCGTTTTTTAACCAATCGTTTTACAAAAGGAAGAATTGACATCTCGCTGTCTAGTTTTTTACTGAGTATTATCAAAGTTGTACTTTATGTACTGTTGTTATTAACAGTTGCTTCTACACTAGGTATTCAAACCACCTCTTTCGTGGCTGTACTAGGTGCTGCAGGCCTGGCGGTAGGGTTAGCTTTACAAGGCAGTCTGTCGAATTTTGCTGGTGGTGTCCTGATCTTATTATTTAAACCATTTAGAGTGGGACATGCGATATCTACAAATAATGGCGTCAGTGGTACGGTACTTAAAATTGACATCCTATATACTACCCTAAAGGCTGGGAACGGTACCACTTTATATGCTCCTAATGGTCCTCTTGCCAATGCAGTCATCAACAATCTAAGCGACAATGACACCAGGATGCTGGAATACGTGATTGGTGTTTCTTACGATTCAGACATCAATGTGGCCAGAAATGAAATTATAAAAGTGCTGGCTGCAGACCCACAGATCCTCAAAGAACCTGAACCTAAGGTATTGGTTACTGCTTTAGCGGATAGCTCGATCAACCTGACTATCCGTGCCTGGGCAGAAAACAAGGAATTCTGGCCAGTATACCACAGAAATTTTCAATTGATCAAAGAAGAACTGGATAAAAACAGCATTGGAATCCCATATCCGCAGCGCGAAGTCCATGTGATTACAGGAACGGAAACGGCAAAGTAA
- the fabF gene encoding beta-ketoacyl-ACP synthase II, translating to MKRVVVTGMGVISPLGNSVDELWKNILAGKSGVGPITKFDSTKFKTHFACEVKDFNAEDYVEKKEIKKYDVYTQYAIAASDQAIKAAGLDFSAMSEEDRCEVGVIWATGNGGIGTFEQQLKEYHLGDGTPRFSPYFIPKMIVDIAAGVISIRNSLHGPNYCTVSACASSNTAIISAFDTIRLGKANIMIAGGSEAAITDSSVGGFNGAQALSKRNDDPEKASRPFDKDRDGFVIAEGAAALILEDYDYAIARGATIYGEMVGGGMAADAYHLTGTHPQGLGAVQGMKKALKDAGIEPEKIDYINAHATSTGLGDLSELIGIKKVFNDAPVLISGTKSMTGHLLGAAGAIESVISILSAQHDMVPATINTENLDEGMPEGLNIVLGKSVAKKINYVMNNTFGFGGHTATSIFKKYEGK from the coding sequence ATGAAAAGAGTAGTCGTAACCGGTATGGGTGTTATTAGTCCATTAGGAAATTCTGTAGATGAATTGTGGAAGAATATCCTGGCAGGTAAGAGTGGAGTAGGACCAATCACAAAGTTTGATTCTACCAAATTTAAAACTCATTTTGCCTGTGAGGTCAAAGACTTTAATGCAGAAGATTACGTTGAGAAAAAAGAAATCAAAAAGTATGATGTCTATACTCAATATGCTATTGCAGCAAGTGATCAGGCGATTAAAGCTGCAGGACTTGATTTCTCTGCCATGTCTGAAGAAGACCGCTGTGAGGTAGGTGTGATCTGGGCAACTGGAAACGGAGGAATCGGTACTTTTGAACAGCAATTGAAAGAATATCACTTAGGTGATGGGACTCCAAGATTCAGCCCTTATTTTATTCCTAAAATGATTGTGGATATCGCGGCTGGAGTGATCTCTATACGTAACAGTCTGCATGGACCAAACTATTGTACAGTTTCCGCTTGTGCTTCTTCAAACACTGCAATTATCAGTGCCTTTGATACGATCAGATTAGGAAAAGCAAATATCATGATCGCAGGTGGTTCTGAGGCTGCTATCACGGATTCTTCTGTGGGAGGATTTAATGGTGCTCAGGCTTTGTCAAAAAGAAATGATGATCCTGAAAAAGCTTCACGCCCATTCGATAAAGACAGAGATGGCTTTGTGATTGCTGAAGGTGCTGCTGCCCTGATCCTGGAAGATTACGATTACGCAATTGCCAGAGGTGCTACTATTTATGGTGAGATGGTTGGTGGTGGTATGGCTGCTGATGCTTACCACTTAACGGGAACACATCCTCAGGGATTAGGTGCGGTTCAAGGTATGAAAAAAGCATTGAAGGATGCTGGAATTGAGCCTGAAAAAATTGATTATATAAATGCACACGCGACTTCAACAGGTCTTGGTGATTTAAGTGAATTGATCGGAATTAAAAAAGTATTCAATGACGCTCCGGTATTGATCAGCGGAACAAAATCTATGACAGGCCATTTGTTGGGTGCTGCAGGTGCAATTGAAAGTGTGATCAGTATCCTTTCTGCACAGCATGATATGGTTCCGGCTACTATAAATACAGAGAATTTGGATGAAGGGATGCCTGAAGGATTAAACATCGTTCTAGGAAAGTCAGTTGCTAAAAAGATCAACTACGTAATGAACAATACCTTTGGTTTTGGTGGCCATACAGCGACCTCAATCTTCAAAAAATACGAAGGTAAATAA
- a CDS encoding PaaI family thioesterase: protein MLKPSEFFKQHIGQEMKTSLSPVLNWLRPTILAVEKGKLVLQHKVREEMTNPMGILHGGITAAIIDDAIGATLFAYDEPYYYVTINLVVDYFAAAKEEDLIIAETIMVKKGRQIANVTCEVWNESRTRLIAKGYSNLLRTERRKPEDSTTDK, encoded by the coding sequence ATGCTTAAACCCTCAGAGTTTTTCAAACAGCACATCGGACAAGAGATGAAGACCTCTTTGTCGCCGGTATTGAACTGGTTAAGGCCAACGATTCTAGCCGTAGAAAAGGGAAAGCTGGTATTACAGCATAAGGTGAGGGAAGAAATGACCAATCCCATGGGAATCCTGCATGGCGGTATTACTGCTGCCATTATTGATGATGCCATCGGAGCGACACTGTTTGCCTACGACGAGCCCTATTATTATGTGACGATCAATCTTGTGGTGGATTATTTCGCCGCTGCGAAAGAAGAAGACCTGATCATTGCAGAAACTATAATGGTAAAGAAAGGCCGGCAAATTGCCAATGTCACCTGTGAGGTATGGAACGAAAGCAGAACACGGCTCATTGCAAAAGGATATAGCAATCTACTGCGGACGGAGAGAAGAAAACCCGAAGACAGTACAACAGATAAATAA
- a CDS encoding phosphotransferase enzyme family protein, which produces MIPADIFPTQYSMLSASALNVFLMQQYGFHDLTCRLLIHNVSDTYILENLCFKYIFKIYRTAHRSLTEIKGEVELLNTLKYGGAKVAFPIEDVHGEFIQSFNAAEGKRYGVLFAFAEGEVVDMNEAHLTTLGKEMAVVHTLSEGLELAHKRKEYNIDTMLIEPLESIKPAFKGLEEEYAFLEEAVRLVIDKMKALDFNTFGYGYCHYDYLPKNFHFQADGTLTFFDFDFAGKGYLVNDLASLYAHYFLHVLFKKRSQEAADAEFQIFVEGYRTVRPISEEELRAIPYFGFAWWIFYFKFHHDHFEDWSNFFFTPRFIKERVGWLRKWMEWYL; this is translated from the coding sequence ATGATCCCTGCTGATATTTTCCCAACTCAATATTCTATGCTCTCTGCATCGGCCTTAAATGTATTTCTGATGCAGCAATACGGATTTCATGACCTGACTTGCCGACTCTTGATTCACAATGTAAGTGATACCTATATACTGGAAAATCTATGTTTCAAGTACATCTTTAAGATCTATAGGACCGCGCATCGCAGTCTAACGGAAATTAAAGGGGAAGTAGAACTGCTAAATACTTTAAAATACGGAGGGGCAAAAGTAGCTTTCCCTATTGAAGATGTGCATGGAGAGTTTATCCAGTCTTTTAATGCAGCAGAGGGGAAAAGATATGGTGTTTTATTTGCTTTTGCAGAGGGAGAGGTGGTTGATATGAACGAGGCTCATCTGACTACCCTTGGGAAAGAGATGGCGGTTGTTCATACGCTCAGCGAAGGATTGGAACTAGCGCATAAAAGAAAGGAATATAACATAGATACGATGCTTATTGAACCTTTGGAATCCATTAAGCCGGCGTTTAAGGGCTTGGAAGAAGAATATGCCTTTTTAGAAGAAGCGGTGCGGCTGGTGATTGATAAAATGAAAGCACTTGATTTCAATACATTTGGCTATGGCTACTGTCACTATGACTACCTGCCTAAAAATTTCCATTTTCAAGCCGATGGGACACTGACCTTTTTTGATTTTGATTTCGCAGGGAAAGGATACCTGGTCAATGACCTGGCCTCTTTATATGCGCATTATTTCCTGCACGTGCTGTTTAAAAAGAGAAGCCAGGAAGCTGCAGATGCGGAATTTCAAATCTTTGTGGAGGGCTATAGAACGGTACGGCCAATATCCGAAGAGGAGCTGCGCGCTATTCCATACTTCGGTTTTGCCTGGTGGATCTTCTATTTCAAATTCCATCATGATCATTTTGAAGACTGGTCTAATTTCTTTTTTACACCCAGATTCATCAAAGAACGCGTAGGCTGGCTTCGCAAATGGATGGAATGGTATCTTTAG
- a CDS encoding LiaF transmembrane domain-containing protein, whose product METQVKKHKFNFNVAAGAVIVAVGLIMILDNLGLGIPRWVLSWHTIMLGIGLWIGYQKDFKVSGWLILVIIGGVYTLSDLPFVDLYGFKAALVFIGLGIYMLIKPAAKYGCGGFSAKKPIQF is encoded by the coding sequence ATGGAAACGCAGGTAAAAAAACACAAATTCAACTTTAATGTTGCTGCAGGGGCAGTTATTGTCGCAGTAGGTTTAATCATGATCCTGGATAATTTAGGTCTGGGGATTCCACGCTGGGTGCTGTCATGGCATACAATTATGCTGGGCATAGGTCTGTGGATCGGCTATCAGAAAGACTTTAAAGTATCAGGCTGGCTAATCCTGGTGATCATAGGAGGTGTATATACGTTAAGCGATCTGCCCTTTGTTGATCTTTACGGGTTTAAAGCGGCATTGGTATTCATAGGGCTGGGTATCTATATGCTGATCAAACCAGCAGCAAAATATGGCTGCGGAGGTTTTAGCGCGAAGAAGCCAATTCAATTCTAA
- a CDS encoding DUF4833 domain-containing protein produces MTTIIFTKISRVCLALFIFMLTVFTVNAQTADRNNPSPLKFPTPKGIKNQLFYLQRDPNTNTIIYELNVDAKGEVNRAEPLLVYWLRYDDNGEKKDLSYIQRKFAYGIQTKEIGKDQYEIRFVSHKKIPMYLMVSKEDQKFHVYVTVNNKKIELNKIFVRIEGGSFWLPNVKYVELSGINTATDTPVIERIKV; encoded by the coding sequence ATGACTACTATCATTTTTACTAAAATAAGCCGTGTCTGCTTAGCGCTGTTTATTTTTATGCTGACCGTTTTTACGGTAAATGCGCAGACTGCTGACCGCAATAATCCTTCTCCATTAAAATTTCCAACGCCGAAAGGAATCAAGAATCAGCTGTTCTATTTGCAAAGAGATCCGAATACCAATACCATCATTTATGAACTGAATGTAGATGCCAAAGGTGAGGTCAACAGGGCGGAACCATTATTGGTATATTGGCTGCGTTATGATGATAACGGAGAGAAAAAAGATCTGAGCTATATCCAGCGTAAGTTCGCCTATGGCATCCAAACTAAAGAGATCGGAAAAGATCAGTATGAGATTCGTTTTGTGTCCCATAAAAAGATTCCAATGTATCTGATGGTCTCAAAAGAAGATCAGAAGTTCCATGTTTATGTAACTGTAAACAATAAGAAAATTGAATTGAATAAGATTTTTGTAAGAATCGAAGGCGGCTCTTTTTGGCTTCCAAATGTAAAATATGTAGAGCTGAGCGGAATCAATACAGCTACTGATACACCAGTTATAGAACGAATCAAGGTTTAA
- a CDS encoding TetR/AcrR family transcriptional regulator, whose amino-acid sequence MAEKETLMALALTTEEKIKQAATKLFIEKGFAATRTRDIAAEAGINLALLNYYFRSKEKLFDVVMEESLQLFLLGLEEILNDVNTVLKDKIAGIAGHYIDLLKSHPDLPLFILTEIRANPFRMEANLNVKEMLIESNFYKQLEATTQKKVDPMHFIMNLLGLLVFPFISSPVLKAEGEQGKAEFDQLMEERKHWVPIWVEAMLKTLSV is encoded by the coding sequence ATGGCAGAGAAAGAAACATTGATGGCCTTGGCGCTGACTACTGAAGAAAAGATTAAGCAAGCGGCGACCAAGCTGTTTATAGAGAAAGGATTTGCAGCCACAAGGACCAGGGATATTGCTGCGGAGGCAGGTATAAATCTGGCCTTACTCAACTACTATTTCAGAAGTAAAGAGAAGTTGTTTGATGTCGTAATGGAAGAAAGTCTCCAGCTTTTTTTACTGGGATTGGAGGAGATTCTGAACGATGTAAATACGGTACTTAAGGATAAGATTGCAGGAATTGCAGGACACTATATTGACCTTTTGAAAAGTCACCCCGACCTGCCCTTGTTCATCCTGACTGAAATCAGGGCAAACCCTTTCAGGATGGAAGCCAATCTAAATGTGAAGGAAATGCTGATCGAATCTAACTTTTACAAGCAGCTGGAAGCCACTACTCAGAAGAAGGTAGATCCGATGCACTTTATCATGAACCTGCTGGGATTGCTTGTTTTTCCTTTTATCAGCAGTCCGGTTTTAAAAGCAGAGGGGGAGCAAGGAAAGGCTGAATTTGATCAGCTCATGGAAGAGCGAAAACATTGGGTTCCAATTTGGGTAGAAGCCATGCTAAAAACGCTTTCAGTGTGA